ACTCCGTCGACGTTGTCGAAGACCCATTTCGCCTTCGGCCCTGCGAAGTAGGTGGCCAGCGGCAGACCGACCCGGTCCTTGTACTTGTCTGCGCCCTCGTCCCCTGCCAGCTCGTCGCAGATCCTCTGCGTTCTGGTGTCCTGCCAGACGATCGCGTTGTAGACGGGCTTGCCCGTGTTCTTGTTCCAGATGACCGTGGTCTCACGCTGGTTCGTGATGCCCACGCCCTCGAGCTGATGCCGGTTGATGTCAGCCCGGGCCAGTGCCTGACCGATCGCCTCGTTGGTGTTCCTGATGATCTCCATCGGGTCGTGTTCGACCCAACCGGCGCGGGGGAAGATCTGCTCGTGCTCGAGCTGGCCCGAGGACACGATCTGCCCGTCGTGGTCGAAGACGATGGCCCGCGACGAGGTGGTGCCCTGGTCGATGGCGAGGATGTACTTTTCCTGACTCATTCTTGACTCCTGTGTCGAGGTGATGCTGTGTCTCGATGGTACTGGTGGTTCAGGCGAAGGCCCGGTCGGCTCAGACGAAGGCCCGGGAGGCCAGGCCGGCGATGACGGCGCCCACGAGAGGTCCGGCGATCGGCACCCACGAATACGCCCAGTCGGAACCGCCCTTGTTCGGGATCGGCAGCAGAGCGTGGACGATGCGGGGCCCGAGGTCACGGGCGGGGTTGATCGCGTAGCCGGTGGGTCCGCCCAGCGATGCGCCGATGGCGACGACGAGCAGGGCGACGGCCAGCGGGCCGAGTTTGTCCGGAGTGCCTCCGAAGAGCAGGATGACGAAGACGAGGACGAAGGTGGCGATGACCTCGGTGAGGAAGTTCCACCCGTAGCTGCGGATCTCGGGACCGGTGGAGAAGGTGCCGAGGATGCTGCCGGCGTCCTTCTCCTCGTCGTAGTGCTTCTTGTACACGGCCCAGGCGAGGAAGGCACCGATCACGGCGCCGATCATCTCGGCCGAGAGGTAGGCGACAGTGTTGGCGAAGGTCACCGGGATGCCGTCGGCGTATTCGCCGGCCCCGCTGGCGAGGATGCCGAAGGTCACTGCCGGGTTGATGTGCGCGCCGGTCTTGAAGGCGACGAAGACACCGGCGAAGACGGCCAGGCCCCAGCCGAACGAGATGAGGAGCCAGCCTCCCCCGTTGCCCTTCGTTTTGCCCAGGACCACATTGGCGACGACGCCGACGCCGAGCAGCGTGAGCATCGCCGTGCCGCCGATCTCGTAGAGGAAGATGGTACCCATATCTCACAAACTCCTATTGTTTGTTTTTCCGTTCCATGTGCGGGTATTACGGTTTCGTGCTCTCTTCGACGATTGCTGCGGCGGTGACATCGTCGTGGGTGGATTCCGCAGCGATCTGCGCATCGACGTGGGCCTTGAAGTCCGCGATTTCACAGGCTTCCCGCTCCTCGTCCCATCCGAGGATCGGGGCGATGATGCCGGCAACCGCCTCGGCGGCGGCCTTGCCACGGTCCCTGACCTCGTAGTTGAGCCGCATCCGGCGCTCCAGTACATCGCCGAGGTGGACGGCACCTTCCGAGGTCGCCGCGTAGTGTGCTTCGGCGCGCAGGTAGCGCTGCGCTCCCGGCAGCGGGCGACCGAGCTCCGGGTCCTCGTCGACGAGGTCGAAGATGTCCTCGACGAGAGTGCCGTAGCGACGGATGAGTCGCTCGACGCGGTCTGTGTCCCAGCCGTACTTCTCCGCGATGCCCGACTGTCCTCGACGCACCGCGCCGACGCCCTGGGCGCCGAGCAGCGGCACCGATTCCGTCAGCGACCGACGGTCCTTCGCATCGTCGCCGAGCACGAAGTCGACGGCGTCCTCGGCCATCACCCTGTAGGTGGTGAATTTGCCGCCGGCGATCGCGGCGAGGGCGGGCTCGACCTCCATCACCGTGTGTTCGCGGGAGACCTTCGTCGAGGCCTGCCCCTCCTTGACCACCGGCTGGAGCAGGGGGCGGAGTCCGGAGTAGACGCCGATGACGTCGTCGCGGGTGAGTTTGTCCGTCAGGATCGCGTTCGCATGTTTGAGCAGATAGTCGATGTCGTCGGAGTTGGCCACCGGAGCGTCGACGTCCTGGTCCCATGGGGTGTCCGTGGTGCCGATCACCCAGTAGCCCTCCCAGGGGATGACGAAGAGCACGGACTTCTCGGTCTTCGAGATGATGCCGGTGTTCGGGTCGGCCTTGATCTTGTCCTGGTCGACGGTGATGTGCACGCCCTTGGAGGCGAGCACTTTGAGTCCGGCGTCGGCTTTGGCCAGGTCCTGCTGCTCCTCTGTCCAGACTCCCCCGGCGAGGATCGTGTGCCGGGCGTGGATGTCGAACTCGCGACCGGTCATCTCGTCGCGGGCACGGACGCCGGAGACACGGTCGCCGTCGTGGAGGTAGCCGATGACGGACACGTGGTTGGCCGCGGCGGCTCCGTAGCCTGCGGCCGAGCGGATGAGGGTCATGACGAAGCGGGCGTCATCGACCTTCGCGTCGTAGTATTCGAGGGCGCCGACCGCGGCGTCGTCGGCCAGGCCGGGGAAATGGGCGCTCAGGGCCTTCTTGCCCAGGTGGCGGTGCATCGGCACGGCGCGTTTGCGCCCTGGGCGGGTGGCCATCGTGTCGTAGAGCAGAACGCCGGAGCCGATGA
The Brevibacterium marinum genome window above contains:
- a CDS encoding MIP/aquaporin family protein translates to MGTIFLYEIGGTAMLTLLGVGVVANVVLGKTKGNGGGWLLISFGWGLAVFAGVFVAFKTGAHINPAVTFGILASGAGEYADGIPVTFANTVAYLSAEMIGAVIGAFLAWAVYKKHYDEEKDAGSILGTFSTGPEIRSYGWNFLTEVIATFVLVFVILLFGGTPDKLGPLAVALLVVAIGASLGGPTGYAINPARDLGPRIVHALLPIPNKGGSDWAYSWVPIAGPLVGAVIAGLASRAFV
- a CDS encoding glycerol-3-phosphate dehydrogenase/oxidase → MRNGELSPSFRDEALHTLENTTPDDPLDVFVVGGGVTGAGSAFDAATRGLKVGVVDAKDWASGTSSRSSKLMHGGLRYLEMLDFKLVAEALKERDLLLQHTAPHLVEPVAFVFPFEHRLIDRAFIGSGVLLYDTMATRPGRKRAVPMHRHLGKKALSAHFPGLADDAAVGALEYYDAKVDDARFVMTLIRSAAGYGAAAANHVSVIGYLHDGDRVSGVRARDEMTGREFDIHARHTILAGGVWTEEQQDLAKADAGLKVLASKGVHITVDQDKIKADPNTGIISKTEKSVLFVIPWEGYWVIGTTDTPWDQDVDAPVANSDDIDYLLKHANAILTDKLTRDDVIGVYSGLRPLLQPVVKEGQASTKVSREHTVMEVEPALAAIAGGKFTTYRVMAEDAVDFVLGDDAKDRRSLTESVPLLGAQGVGAVRRGQSGIAEKYGWDTDRVERLIRRYGTLVEDIFDLVDEDPELGRPLPGAQRYLRAEAHYAATSEGAVHLGDVLERRMRLNYEVRDRGKAAAEAVAGIIAPILGWDEEREACEIADFKAHVDAQIAAESTHDDVTAAAIVEESTKP